Genomic DNA from Ictidomys tridecemlineatus isolate mIctTri1 chromosome 6, mIctTri1.hap1, whole genome shotgun sequence:
GGATTTTTACCTGTTGGCTGCTCTGATTGCCTGTTTAAGGCTGGATTCCGCAATAGCTCAAGAACTTATTTACACTATTAGAGAGGAATTGCCTGAAAATGTGCCCATAGGAAACATACCAAAGGATCTGAACATTTCTCACATCAATGCTGCCACAGGGACGAGTGCCAGCCTTGTCTACAGACTGGTTTCTAAAGCTGGGGATGCCCCTTTGGTGAAAGTATCCAGCAGCACTGGGGAAATTTTCACAACCTCCAATAGAATAGACAGAGAAAAACTCTGTGCTGGAGCTTCTTATGCTGAGGAGAATGAGTGCTTCTTTGAACTTGAGGTGGTGATCCTCCCCAATGACTTTTTCAGGCTgatcaaaataaagataattgtCAAGGATACCAATGATAATGCCCCCATGTTTCCATCTCCTGTCATCAATATTTCCATTCCAGAAAACACTTTGATCAACAGCCGCTTTCCAATTCCATCAGCAACAGATCCTGACACAGGCTTCAATGGTGTACAGCATTATGAATTGCTAAATGGGCAGAGTGTTTTTGGACTGGATATCGTGGAAACTCCGGAGGGAGAGAAGTGGCCACAATTGATTGTTCAGCAAAACTTGGATAGAGAACAGAAAGATACCTATGTGATGAAAATCAAAGTGGAGGATGGAGGCACTCCACAGAAATCCAGCACAGCCATACTGCAGGTCACAGTAAGTGATGTAAATGACAACAGGCCAGTGTTTAAAGAGGGTCAAGTGGAGGTGCATATTCCAGAGAATGCTCCTGTAGGTACCTCTGTAATTCAGCTCCATGCCACTGATGCAGATATAGGCAGCAATGCTGAAATCCGGTACATTTTTGGTGCCCAGGTCGCCCCTGCAACCAAAAGACTCTTTGCTTTAAATAATACTACCGGGCTGATTACAGTTCAGAGGTCTTTAGATAGAGAAGAAACAGCCATTCACAAAGTGACAGTGCTGGCTAGTGATGGCAGCTCCACTCCTGCTCGAGCAACGGTTACCATCAATGTCACTGATGTAAATGATAACCCTCCAAACATAGACCTCAGGTACATTATAAGTCCCATCAATGGCACTGTGTATTTATCTGAGAAAGATCCTGTCAATACAAAGATTGCCCTAATTACAGTTTCTGATAAGGACACAGATGTGAATGGCAAAGTGATCTGTTTTATTGAAAGAGAGGTCCCCTTTCACTTGAAGGCAGTCTATGACAACCAATATTTGTTAGAGACCTCTTCTTTGTTGGACTATGAGGGCACCAAAGAATTCAGCTTTAAAATTGTTGCCTCTGATTCTGGGAAGCCCAGTTTAAATCAGACTGCCCTGGTAAGGGTTAAGCTTGAGGATGAAAATGACAACCCACCAATTTTCAACCAGCCTGTAATTGAGCTGTCAGTTTCTGAAAACAACCGACGTGGGTTATACTTAACAACTATTAGTGCCACAGATGAAGACAGTGGGAAAAATGCAGACATTGTTTATCAGCTTGGACCGAATGCCTCCTTCTTTGATCTGGACCGAAAGACAGGAGTTTTGACAGCCTCCAGGGTCTTTGACAGAGAAGAACAAGAACGATTCATTTTTACAGTAACTGCCAGGGACAATGGGACCCCTCCCCTCCAAAGCCAAGCGGCTGTGATAGTTACTGTTCTGGATGAGAATGACAATAGCCCCAAGTTTACTCATAATCACTTTCAATTTTTTGTGTCTGAGAATCTGCCAAAGTATAGTACTGTGGGGGTAATCACAGTGACAGATGCAGATGCTGGAGAGAATAAAGCTGTGACTCTTTCCATTCTAAATGACAATGATAATTTTGTGCTGGATCCTTATTCTGGAGTCATAAAGTCAAACGTCTCATTTGATAGAGAACAGCAGAGTTCCTACACTTTTGACGTCAAAGCCACTGATGGAGGACAACCACCTCGTTCCTCTACTGCAAAAGTAACTATCAACGTCATGGATGTGAATGACAACAGTCCAGTTGTCATCTCTCCACCATCTAACACTTCCTTTAAGTTGGTGCCCCTCTCAGCCATCCCTGGCTCCGTGGTAGCAGAAGTTTTTGCAGTGGATATTGATACTGGAATGAATGCAGAACTTAAGTATACAATAGTGAGTGGGAACAACAAAGGCTTATTTCGGATCGATCCTGTAACAGGTAACATCACCCTAGAAGAAAAGCCGGCAACTACCGATGTGGGCTTACACCGTTTGGTGGTCAACATTAGTGATCTGGGGTACCCCAAGTCTTTGCACACACTTGTGCTTGTATTTCTTTATGTTAATGACACTGCTGGAAATGCCTCCTATATCTATGACTTGATCCGCAGGACTATGGAGACCCCACTGGACAGGAACATAGGGGATAGCAGCCAGCCCTATCAAAACGAAGACTATCTCACCATCATGATTGCCATCGTCGCAGGGGCCATGGTGGTCATTGTTGTAATTTTTGTCACTGTTCTGGTGCGCTGTCGCCATGCGTCCAGGTTCAAAGCAGCTCAGAGGAGCAAGCAAGGTGCTGAATGGATGTCCCCAAACCAggagaataaacaaaacaagaaaaagaaaaggaagaaaagaaagtctcCCAAGAGCTCTCTTTTGAACTTTGTTACTATCGAAGAGTCCAAACCTGATGATGCAGTTCATGAACCTATCAATGGGACAATAAGCCTGCCAGCTGAGCTTGAGGAGCAAAGTATAGGAAGATTTGACTGGGGCCCAGCACCTCCAACAACCTTCAAGCCTAACAGCCCTGACCTGGCCAAGCACTACAAATCTGCCTCTCCACAGCCTGCTTTTCATCTCAAACCAGACACTCCAGTTTCCGTGAAAAAGCACCATGTGATTCAGGAGCTCCCTTTGGACAACACCTTTGTCGGGGGTTGTGACACCCTTTCCAAACGCTCTTCCACTAGTTCAGATCACTTCAGTGCCTCAGAGTGCAGTTCCCAAGGAGGCTTCAAGACAAAGGGCCCCTTACACACCAGACAGGTAAACGAGCACTTTTACTGGTCTATAAGTACTGCATACAAGTGCCCAGTCAACCAGTATTAACGTGCCAGTGTGTCTATTGTTTTGGTCTAACTTTAGCTTagttacaaagaggaaaaaaaaaacttgacccCTTTTCTATTCCTCTGGGGCTCAGTCAAGAATTTTTAGAACAGCTTTGAAATTTCTGAGTTCTGAGAATTATTTAACCTCCCAGTTTCCTTCAAATGgcaaaagatgaaaagaagaaattattcctAAATGTCCCATGATAATGTTTGCTAAAGAAGAAAACCCATCCTAATATGCCAAATTCTACTCCTGGGTTTTCCAAATTGACAGCTTCAAAATTTTCACATTACCTTTTGATCTAAAAAGTCACCTTCAAATCTCAAGTTTTAAATGACATTTGAAGGTCTGATGCCACTTGTGTTGGAGCTGTGGTTGCTAAaggggttaattttttttttagtctctaaACAAGATAGTTAATATTAAATGTACATCAGTTGTGAAGCACATGATTGTTGATAGATTGCAACTAAGCCATATAGGAAGTCTCCTCTGTGATTTCAAATTGTTTATTGTAATATAGTAAATTGGGTGTTTGATAGAAAGATTTTCAGTGTCCACAATGGCCAAATAaactttcaaaaaggaaaaaataagaaaaaaggaatgcTATCTCCCTCATATAACTGATTTATAGAGAAAAGAATGAATCCATTGTAAATACTCTCTCATCTTAGTAATGCATAAGTGATCTGTCATAACTCATTTTAAACTGTGAAATATGCCATATGAAGAGGGATTAAGAGGCTGAGAAACTCATATTTCAACCAAATCCAGAATTAGTTTTTCTTAGGTCTAATAATTCCTTGCTAATAAAGATTTAAATGCAGCGCTGTCTAATTTATTTCACTGGTGCTTGTCTGTTGCCACAAAATTTGAATGTCGATAATAGCCTGTAGATGGCACTAGGGTATCATGTCGCATTTGCTGGCCAGGTGCCAATCCTGCAGTAGTAAGGAAAAAGGGGGAGGGCAAGATCAAGCTGGTAGTACAGCCAAAGAGATACCTTTTATTTAATGATAGTTGCTCTGGAGCAACTAACATTTAAGTTCATTTGCTTGCTCTTTTCAGATTAGCTCTCACCACACCAACTTTCTGGGATTTCCTAATCCAAGTTCTGTCTTTAATGGTATTGGACCACCTCTGGTGATGACCCATCTGTATTGTTAAAAATCAGGAACATATGGATTTCAGAAAttcaagtaaaacaaaattaGTTTTCAGAATATTCTTGAGAGTCACTGATGAGACTGTGGAAAAATCAAGGGATTTTCTTTTCTAGGGGTAGGGTGGGGAAGGGTGTCTTCCTGAAACTGTTTCCCCTTTTACTATCCCTTTTTGCTTTTTGCCTGAAATGACTTTAAGGCTTCATAAGATATTTGTAAAAATGTTGACAACTGATCACACAGATGCCCCTAGAAAAGCATACTGTCTAtggttgacaaaaaaaaaaatctacctttaaattattaaatatctaGAGCATTTTAGAAGTACACATATTTGGAGCTTAAAAGCACAGGATGAAATGACttcaaataaataagacattattGAAGTCCTAGTAGAGATTATGGGGTTATAAGTTGAAGTTGGAAGTGTGACTTATTTTCATGTTAACTTTATCAGCATTTGAAaagaggttgattttttttttaatttggaaattgtCCTggcttagtaaatatttttaaagattaataaataGTTTATGATGATAGTGAAATTAATTGATAGCACTAAATGGGCTTAATTAAAAAGttgctattttaaagaaaaaagaaaattatttattagtttttatcatGAAGTTTGTTCACAATATATTTATGGTATTTTATGATTTGCATAATATCTTGAACAAGCTACTGTGATCTGAAACTTTCCatataaaatctgaaatttgCTTTCCAAAGAAATGTACTAATAAGCTttctacaatatttttcttttcataaatctGATGGGTATTAGCATTGAAGGGTAAGCCAACTTTTTCTGACTTCTTTCCAATAGTTGAACTTATATATAGTGTAAAGACACAAAAGTTAAGTGCATTTCAGCAAAGCATAGAAAAGACCTTTTGTTGAGGCTTTGTCAGTCCCAAAGATATTTGTTTGTATGATGTAATCTTTCAAATAGGATGTTGAGTAATTCTCTAACTGGAACCAAAGTGCACTTTAGACATTGTTTCTGACCATGCGTCACTTTGCAGTTCTCCTATAGGCATTTCAATGTTCAAATGTAGCTATAATTCACtactttgataaagagctacTGAAATTGCTTTGCTTACacattttagaagtttttatGTTGAGAAAAGTAGTGATTTGGAGAAAAGGAATATTGGGAGTAAGGAGAGAGGTAATGGGGATATACAGAGCAATATGCACAATTTTATGGAAAAGAGGCATATTTTCTATGAATAGGGGACATAAATTATATACTATCCTTTGAAAATTTGTTGTTGCTGAACTACAT
This window encodes:
- the Pcdh9 gene encoding protocadherin-9 isoform X7, yielding MDLRDFYLLAALIACLRLDSAIAQELIYTIREELPENVPIGNIPKDLNISHINAATGTSASLVYRLVSKAGDAPLVKVSSSTGEIFTTSNRIDREKLCAGASYAEENECFFELEVVILPNDFFRLIKIKIIVKDTNDNAPMFPSPVINISIPENTLINSRFPIPSATDPDTGFNGVQHYELLNGQSVFGLDIVETPEGEKWPQLIVQQNLDREQKDTYVMKIKVEDGGTPQKSSTAILQVTVSDVNDNRPVFKEGQVEVHIPENAPVGTSVIQLHATDADIGSNAEIRYIFGAQVAPATKRLFALNNTTGLITVQRSLDREETAIHKVTVLASDGSSTPARATVTINVTDVNDNPPNIDLRYIISPINGTVYLSEKDPVNTKIALITVSDKDTDVNGKVICFIEREVPFHLKAVYDNQYLLETSSLLDYEGTKEFSFKIVASDSGKPSLNQTALVRVKLEDENDNPPIFNQPVIELSVSENNRRGLYLTTISATDEDSGKNADIVYQLGPNASFFDLDRKTGVLTASRVFDREEQERFIFTVTARDNGTPPLQSQAAVIVTVLDENDNSPKFTHNHFQFFVSENLPKYSTVGVITVTDADAGENKAVTLSILNDNDNFVLDPYSGVIKSNVSFDREQQSSYTFDVKATDGGQPPRSSTAKVTINVMDVNDNSPVVISPPSNTSFKLVPLSAIPGSVVAEVFAVDIDTGMNAELKYTIVSGNNKGLFRIDPVTGNITLEEKPATTDVGLHRLVVNISDLGYPKSLHTLVLVFLYVNDTAGNASYIYDLIRRTMETPLDRNIGDSSQPYQNEDYLTIMIAIVAGAMVVIVVIFVTVLVRCRHASRFKAAQRSKQGAEWMSPNQENKQNKKKKRKKRKSPKSSLLNFVTIEESKPDDAVHEPINGTISLPAELEEQSIGRFDWGPAPPTTFKPNSPDLAKHYKSASPQPAFHLKPDTPVSVKKHHVIQELPLDNTFVGGCDTLSKRSSTSSDHFSASECSSQGGFKTKGPLHTRQPQDEFYDQASPDKRTEADGNSDPNSDGPLGPRGLAEATEMCTQECLVLGHSDNCWMPPGLGPYQHPKSPLSTFAPQKEWVKKDKLVNGHTLTRAWKEDSNRNQFNDRKQFGSNEGHFNNGSHMTDIPLANLKSYKQAGGAIESPKEHQL
- the Pcdh9 gene encoding protocadherin-9 isoform X10 — its product is MDLRDFYLLAALIACLRLDSAIAQELIYTIREELPENVPIGNIPKDLNISHINAATGTSASLVYRLVSKAGDAPLVKVSSSTGEIFTTSNRIDREKLCAGASYAEENECFFELEVVILPNDFFRLIKIKIIVKDTNDNAPMFPSPVINISIPENTLINSRFPIPSATDPDTGFNGVQHYELLNGQSVFGLDIVETPEGEKWPQLIVQQNLDREQKDTYVMKIKVEDGGTPQKSSTAILQVTVSDVNDNRPVFKEGQVEVHIPENAPVGTSVIQLHATDADIGSNAEIRYIFGAQVAPATKRLFALNNTTGLITVQRSLDREETAIHKVTVLASDGSSTPARATVTINVTDVNDNPPNIDLRYIISPINGTVYLSEKDPVNTKIALITVSDKDTDVNGKVICFIEREVPFHLKAVYDNQYLLETSSLLDYEGTKEFSFKIVASDSGKPSLNQTALVRVKLEDENDNPPIFNQPVIELSVSENNRRGLYLTTISATDEDSGKNADIVYQLGPNASFFDLDRKTGVLTASRVFDREEQERFIFTVTARDNGTPPLQSQAAVIVTVLDENDNSPKFTHNHFQFFVSENLPKYSTVGVITVTDADAGENKAVTLSILNDNDNFVLDPYSGVIKSNVSFDREQQSSYTFDVKATDGGQPPRSSTAKVTINVMDVNDNSPVVISPPSNTSFKLVPLSAIPGSVVAEVFAVDIDTGMNAELKYTIVSGNNKGLFRIDPVTGNITLEEKPATTDVGLHRLVVNISDLGYPKSLHTLVLVFLYVNDTAGNASYIYDLIRRTMETPLDRNIGDSSQPYQNEDYLTIMIAIVAGAMVVIVVIFVTVLVRCRHASRFKAAQRSKQGAEWMSPNQENKQNKKKKRKKRKSPKSSLLNFVTIEESKPDDAVHEPINGTISLPAELEEQSIGRFDWGPAPPTTFKPNSPDLAKHYKSASPQPAFHLKPDTPVSVKKHHVIQELPLDNTFVGGCDTLSKRSSTSSDHFSASECSSQGGFKTKGPLHTRQTRKLRPILPKAEMPRPPSKYVAK
- the Pcdh9 gene encoding protocadherin-9 isoform X9; amino-acid sequence: MDLRDFYLLAALIACLRLDSAIAQELIYTIREELPENVPIGNIPKDLNISHINAATGTSASLVYRLVSKAGDAPLVKVSSSTGEIFTTSNRIDREKLCAGASYAEENECFFELEVVILPNDFFRLIKIKIIVKDTNDNAPMFPSPVINISIPENTLINSRFPIPSATDPDTGFNGVQHYELLNGQSVFGLDIVETPEGEKWPQLIVQQNLDREQKDTYVMKIKVEDGGTPQKSSTAILQVTVSDVNDNRPVFKEGQVEVHIPENAPVGTSVIQLHATDADIGSNAEIRYIFGAQVAPATKRLFALNNTTGLITVQRSLDREETAIHKVTVLASDGSSTPARATVTINVTDVNDNPPNIDLRYIISPINGTVYLSEKDPVNTKIALITVSDKDTDVNGKVICFIEREVPFHLKAVYDNQYLLETSSLLDYEGTKEFSFKIVASDSGKPSLNQTALVRVKLEDENDNPPIFNQPVIELSVSENNRRGLYLTTISATDEDSGKNADIVYQLGPNASFFDLDRKTGVLTASRVFDREEQERFIFTVTARDNGTPPLQSQAAVIVTVLDENDNSPKFTHNHFQFFVSENLPKYSTVGVITVTDADAGENKAVTLSILNDNDNFVLDPYSGVIKSNVSFDREQQSSYTFDVKATDGGQPPRSSTAKVTINVMDVNDNSPVVISPPSNTSFKLVPLSAIPGSVVAEVFAVDIDTGMNAELKYTIVSGNNKGLFRIDPVTGNITLEEKPATTDVGLHRLVVNISDLGYPKSLHTLVLVFLYVNDTAGNASYIYDLIRRTMETPLDRNIGDSSQPYQNEDYLTIMIAIVAGAMVVIVVIFVTVLVRCRHASRFKAAQRSKQGAEWMSPNQENKQNKKKKRKKRKSPKSSLLNFVTIEESKPDDAVHEPINGTISLPAELEEQSIGRFDWGPAPPTTFKPNSPDLAKHYKSASPQPAFHLKPDTPVSVKKHHVIQELPLDNTFVGGCDTLSKRSSTSSDHFSASECSSQGGFKTKGPLHTRQIPIGFKPISWLLNYEKQVNQVANAKHWK
- the Pcdh9 gene encoding protocadherin-9 isoform X11 — protein: MKIKVEDGGTPQKSSTAILQVTVSDVNDNRPVFKEGQVEVHIPENAPVGTSVIQLHATDADIGSNAEIRYIFGAQVAPATKRLFALNNTTGLITVQRSLDREETAIHKVTVLASDGSSTPARATVTINVTDVNDNPPNIDLRYIISPINGTVYLSEKDPVNTKIALITVSDKDTDVNGKVICFIEREVPFHLKAVYDNQYLLETSSLLDYEGTKEFSFKIVASDSGKPSLNQTALVRVKLEDENDNPPIFNQPVIELSVSENNRRGLYLTTISATDEDSGKNADIVYQLGPNASFFDLDRKTGVLTASRVFDREEQERFIFTVTARDNGTPPLQSQAAVIVTVLDENDNSPKFTHNHFQFFVSENLPKYSTVGVITVTDADAGENKAVTLSILNDNDNFVLDPYSGVIKSNVSFDREQQSSYTFDVKATDGGQPPRSSTAKVTINVMDVNDNSPVVISPPSNTSFKLVPLSAIPGSVVAEVFAVDIDTGMNAELKYTIVSGNNKGLFRIDPVTGNITLEEKPATTDVGLHRLVVNISDLGYPKSLHTLVLVFLYVNDTAGNASYIYDLIRRTMETPLDRNIGDSSQPYQNEDYLTIMIAIVAGAMVVIVVIFVTVLVRCRHASRFKAAQRSKQGAEWMSPNQENKQNKKKKRKKRKSPKSSLLNFVTIEESKPDDAVHEPINGTISLPAELEEQSIGRFDWGPAPPTTFKPNSPDLAKHYKSASPQPAFHLKPDTPVSVKKHHVIQELPLDNTFVGGCDTLSKRSSTSSDHFSASECSSQGGFKTKGPLHTRQCNSHSKSDNIPVTPQNCPSSAGFHIQESEESHYESQRRVTFHLPDGSQESCSDSGLGDHEPVGSGTLISHPLPLVQPQDEFYDQASPDKRTEADGNSDPNSDGPLGPRGLAEATEMCTQECLVLGHSDNCWMPPGLGPYQHPKSPLSTFAPQKEWVKKDKLVNGHTLTRAWKEDSNRNQFNDRKQFGSNEGHFNNGSHMTDIPLANLKSYKQAGGAIESPKEHQL